The genomic region AGTACAGGAGTTTGCCGGAGCTGTGCGTCTTGCCGCGGTCGTGGTCGAAGAACACGCCCGGGGAACGGTGCAGCTGGGAAACGATTACACGCTCGGTACCGTTGATAACGAAGGTACCGTTCTCAGTCATCAATGGGATTTCGCCCATGTAGACTTCTTGCTCTTTGATGTCCTTGATCGCTTTGTTCGACGATTCTTTGTCGAAAATGATCAGGCGGACTTTTACCCGCAAAGGTACGGCGTACGTAACGCCACGCAACACGCATTCTTTGACATCAAATGCCGGTTCGCCCAGGCGATAACCGACGTACTCCAGCGCAGCATTGCCGGAGTAGCTGATGATCGGGAAAACGGATTTGAAGGCCGCATGCAGGCCCACGTCGCGGAACTGATCTTTGGTCGCTCCCGCCTGCAAGAATTCACGATACGAATCCAGCTGGATAGCCAGAAGGTACGGGACATCCATGACGTCCGGCAACTTGCTAAAGTCCTTGCGGATACGTTTTTTCTCAGTATATGAGTAAGCCATCAGCGTTCCCCAGCTTGGTCACCTGCTTGTTTGGCCCTCCCGACGGGAGCAGCCAGAAAATCTTGCAAACCCCATGGTTTGCACCACCGCATCGGGTGGCTACAGCGCGTTAATGGCGGCGACCGAGTCGACAGCCAAGAACGGAAAAAGGCCGGTGGCAAGAGCCACCAGCCATCAGCCTTCAGCTTAACGCTTGGGCTGGAGACGCAAGGTCGATGCTTACTTCAGCTCGACTTTAGCGCCTGCTTCTTCCAGAGTAGCTTTGGCTTTGTCAGCAGCGTCTTTCGACACAGCTTCCAGAACCTGGGCAGGAGCGCCGTCAACTACAGCCTTGGCTTCTTTCAAGCCCAGACCGGTCAGTTCACGTACTGCCTTGATCACGTTTACTTTCTTCTCGCCAGCTTCCAGCAGCATGACGTTGAATTCGGTTTGCTCTTCAGCAGCAACAGCAGCAACAGCTGGGCCAGCGGAAGCAGCGGCAGCGGAAACGCCGAATTTTTCTTCGAAAGCTTTGATCAGCTCAACAACCTGCAGAACCGACATTTCAGCTACGGCGTTGAGGATATCGTCTTGGGAGATAGACATTGCTGTATTTCCTGAATTGGGGGACGGCCTACGCGGCCATCGAAATAAACAAAAATACGCGAGAGAGGTTGCTCAGCCTTAGGCTGCGGCAGCTTCTTTTTGCTCGCGAACTGCAGCCAGAGTACGAGCCAGCTTGCTGGTAGCGCCTTGAATCACGCTCATCAGCTGCGAAATGGCTTCGTCGCGGGTCGGCAGTGTTGCCAGTACGTCGATTTGGTTAGCTGCGAGGAACTTGCCCTCGAACGCAGCTGCCTTGATCTCGAACTTATCCTGACTCTTGGCGAATTCCTTGAACAAACGGGCAGCAGCGCCTGGATGATCCTTGGAGAACGCAATCAGAGTCGGGCCAGTGAACACGTCGTTGAGAACACTGTATTCAGTGTCAGCAACAGCGCGCTTGAGCAGGGTGTTACGTACAACACGTACGTATACGCCAGCTTCACGAGCCTCTTTACGGAGTCCGGTCATAGCGCCTACTGTCACACCACGGGCATCAGCCACGACAGCGGACAGAGCAGCTTTGGCAGCCTCGTTGACTTCAGCGACGATGGCCTTCTTGTCTTCGAGATTAATTGCCACGGGTTTAACTCCTGCTTGTTACCGTTTCATCTGGCCGGAGCCGGATGTCGTTTTGGTGTCTGATTCGGTAAGGAACCGGGAGCACCATCTGCGTAGGCTTGTTGGTTTAAGACTTGCGTCGCCTACGGTCTTGGATAGCCCCCGCCAGGCAGGGACCCCAATCTTTCAATTGGCGCAATCGCTTGCGCCAACTTGTGTCTTATACGTCCAGCGAGCCTTGGTCGATGACCAAGCCTGGGCCCATAGTGGTGCTCAGGGTAACGCGCTTGACATAGATACCTTTCGAGGAAGCCGGCTTGATACGCTTCAGATCAGCGATCAGGGCTTCAACGTTTTCCTTCAGCTTGACGGCATCGAAGCCGACTTTGCCAACGGAGGTGTGAATGATGCCGTTTTTGTCGGTGCGATAACGAACCTGACCAGCCTTGGCGTTTTTAACCGCGGTAGCTACGTCTGGCGTTACGGTACCGACCTTAGGGTTAGGCATCAGACCACGTGGGCCGAGGATCTGACCCAACTGACCTACTACGCGCATTGCATCCGGGGAGGCAATAACTACGTCGTAGTTCAGGTCGCCGCCTTTCATTTCGGCGGCCAGGTCGTCCATGCCAACGCGATCAGCGCCAGCTGCCAGAGCAGCTTCAGCTGCCGGGCCCTGGGTGAAGACGGCAACACGTACAGTCTTGCCAGTACCGTGTGGCAGCACAGTAGCGCTACGAACGACCTGGTCAGATTTACGTGGGTCAACACCCAGGTTTACAGCAACGTCAACAGACTCGCTGAACTTGACAGTCGACAGCTCGGTCAGCAGGGCAGCAGCGTCTACAAAGTTGTAGGACTTGCCTGCTTCGATCTTGCCGGCGATAGCCTTTTGGCGCTTGGTCAGCTTAGCCATTACACACCCTCCACGTTAAGGCCCATGCTACGAGCAGAACCGGCGATGGTACGCACGGCTGCATCCATATCAGCTGCAGTCAGATCCGCGTTTTTGGTTTTCGCGATTTCTTCCAGCTGAGCACGAGTTACGGTGCCAACCTTAACGGTGTTAGGACGAGCGGAACCGCTAGTCAGACCAGCAGCCTTCTTCAACAGAACCGAAGCCGGGGTCGACTTGGTTTCGAAAGTGAAGCTACGATCGCTGTATACAGTGATGATCACAGGAGTCGGCAGACCTGGCTCAAGACCCTGAGTACGGGCGTTGAAGGCCTTGCAGAATTCCATGATGTTCACGCCGTGTTGACCCAGAGCTGGACCGACGGGTGGACTTGGGTTGGCCTGAGCGGCCTTCACTTGCAGCTTGATGTAAGCGGTAATCTTCTTGGCCATGAGGCACTCCAATTACGGGTTCAAACGCCTCAAAAGGCTCCCCGGTTACTTGCGCGTTTATCCCAGTGACGACAAAACCCCACAGCCTAAGGCTGCGGGGTTGGGATACTTGCTCAGCTAGACCTTCTCGACCTGGCTGAACTCCAACTCTACCGGAGTAGAGCGACCGAAAATGAGCACTGCCACCTGGATCCGGCTCTTTTCGTAGTTAACTTCTTCGACGGTGCCATTGAAATCAGCAAATGGGCCATCAGTCACACGAACAACCTCACCCGGCTCGAACAACGTCTTCGGCTTGGGCTTGTCGCTACCATCAGCAACGCGACGCAGAATTGCTTCCGCCTCTTTGTCGGTGATCGGAGCAGGTTTATCAGCAGTACCGCCAATGAAACCCATGACACGAGGAGTGTCCTTGACCAAGTGCCAAGTACCTTCATTCATGTCCATCTGAACCAGCACGTAGCCAGGGAAGAACTTGCGTTCGCTTTTGCGCTTCTGGCCATTGCGCATTTCAACCACTTCTTCAGTGGGGACCAGAATCTCGCCGAAGCCATCTTCCATGCCTGCAAGCTTTACGCGCTCTAGCAAAGAGCGCATAACATGCTTCTCGTAACCCGAGTAAGCATGCACAACGTACCAACGCTTAGCCACGGGACACCCT from Pseudomonas synxantha harbors:
- the rplA gene encoding 50S ribosomal protein L1, which encodes MAKLTKRQKAIAGKIEAGKSYNFVDAAALLTELSTVKFSESVDVAVNLGVDPRKSDQVVRSATVLPHGTGKTVRVAVFTQGPAAEAALAAGADRVGMDDLAAEMKGGDLNYDVVIASPDAMRVVGQLGQILGPRGLMPNPKVGTVTPDVATAVKNAKAGQVRYRTDKNGIIHTSVGKVGFDAVKLKENVEALIADLKRIKPASSKGIYVKRVTLSTTMGPGLVIDQGSLDV
- the nusG gene encoding transcription termination/antitermination protein NusG — encoded protein: MAKRWYVVHAYSGYEKHVMRSLLERVKLAGMEDGFGEILVPTEEVVEMRNGQKRKSERKFFPGYVLVQMDMNEGTWHLVKDTPRVMGFIGGTADKPAPITDKEAEAILRRVADGSDKPKPKTLFEPGEVVRVTDGPFADFNGTVEEVNYEKSRIQVAVLIFGRSTPVELEFSQVEKV
- the rplL gene encoding 50S ribosomal protein L7/L12, translating into MSISQDDILNAVAEMSVLQVVELIKAFEEKFGVSAAAASAGPAVAAVAAEEQTEFNVMLLEAGEKKVNVIKAVRELTGLGLKEAKAVVDGAPAQVLEAVSKDAADKAKATLEEAGAKVELK
- the rplJ gene encoding 50S ribosomal protein L10 — protein: MAINLEDKKAIVAEVNEAAKAALSAVVADARGVTVGAMTGLRKEAREAGVYVRVVRNTLLKRAVADTEYSVLNDVFTGPTLIAFSKDHPGAAARLFKEFAKSQDKFEIKAAAFEGKFLAANQIDVLATLPTRDEAISQLMSVIQGATSKLARTLAAVREQKEAAAA
- the rplK gene encoding 50S ribosomal protein L11 translates to MAKKITAYIKLQVKAAQANPSPPVGPALGQHGVNIMEFCKAFNARTQGLEPGLPTPVIITVYSDRSFTFETKSTPASVLLKKAAGLTSGSARPNTVKVGTVTRAQLEEIAKTKNADLTAADMDAAVRTIAGSARSMGLNVEGV